The DNA segment ACGCAACACGCGACGCAGGGCCAGATAGCTCCCGCGCGCGACACCGTGGACCTCGATGGCCTCCACGGCATAGTGGGAGCAGGTGGGGTAGAAGCGGCAACGCGGACCGAGCAGCGGACTGATCAGGTATTGGTAGACCCGGATCAGCCCGATCAGGATTCGACGCATGATGATTTCTCGATGTGCGCCCAGGCTCGCTCCAGGACGTCGAACAGTCGCCGGTTCGACTCATGTGGCGCACCCTGGGCACAGAGCACCACGATGTCGACTCCCGGAAGCCGCCGACCGGATCGCCGAAAGCTCTCGCGCGCGATCCGCTTGAGTCGATTGCGATCGACCGCACGGCGGGCGCATTTCTTGGCGATGGCCAGACCGAGACGCGCCCGGTCGAGGTCGTTGGGCCGATAGAGCACGACGAAGCCCTGACGACCGGCTCGGTTCGCGTCGGCGAAGACGCGCTCGAACTGACTCGACTGAGTCAGGCGGCGTTCGCGTCC comes from the Allochromatium tepidum genome and includes:
- the yidD gene encoding membrane protein insertion efficiency factor YidD, with translation MRRILIGLIRVYQYLISPLLGPRCRFYPTCSHYAVEAIEVHGVARGSYLALRRVLRCHPWHPGGIDPVPEKRQTTIHG
- the rnpA gene encoding ribonuclease P protein component, whose amino-acid sequence is MSTLERTGDPGEGFGRERRLTQSSQFERVFADANRAGRQGFVVLYRPNDLDRARLGLAIAKKCARRAVDRNRLKRIARESFRRSGRRLPGVDIVVLCAQGAPHESNRRLFDVLERAWAHIEKSSCVES